The following coding sequences are from one Halomonas sp. HAL1 window:
- the leuS gene encoding leucine--tRNA ligase has protein sequence MDAHYSPRDIERDAQQYWDKNQCFKAVEDANREKYYCLSMFPYPSGKLHMGHVRNYTIGDVVSRYQRMQGKNVMQPMGWDAFGMPAENAAIQNQVPPAKWTYQNIDYMRNQLKALGFAYDWSREFATCDTSYYRWEQWFFTKLVEKGLVYKKMSTVNWDPVDQTVLANEQVIDGRGWRSGALVERKEIPLWFLKITDYADELLADLDKVEWPEQVKTMQRNWIGKSRGVELSFDIKTAEGSDIKAKDGSTCDPLAVYTTRPDTLLGVTYVAVAAGHPLAKQAAEQNSELAAFCDECAKGGTSEAEMATKEKKGMLTGHRAVHPLTGDEVPVYVANFVLMEFGTGAVMAVPGHDQRDWEFATKYGIAIKPVIADESGQPADVSEAAYAEYGTVVNSGEFDGLGFEQAFDAIAAKLAELGRGEVKTNYRLRDWGVARQRYWGAPIPVKYGPEGQTVPLTDDELPVSLPMEVTVDASGSPLKKMPAFSDLGDGWTRETDTFDTFMESSWYYARFCCADNTEAMLDERANYWLPVDLYIGGIEHAILHLLYARFFHKLMRDFGLVDSDEPFQQLLTQGMVIAETFYRPTDNGGKQWFNPADVEVKRDEKGRPLSAILMSDGEPVEMGGIEKMSKSKNNGVDPQSMIDKFGADTVRLFMMFAAPPEQSLEWSDSGVEGAHRFLKRLWRQVNEHLAAGTPGPLNIDALNDDQKALRRKTHETIKKASDDIGRRTTFNTAIAAVMELSNAIGKFDDTSELGLAVSREALEAGVLLLSPITPHLCHSLWEALGHTGPAIEATWPAVDETALTRDSIELVVQVNGKLRARLEVPASADKASIEKLAMEHENVQRYLEGNTVRKVIVVPGKLVNIVVSG, from the coding sequence ATGGACGCACACTACAGCCCTCGTGATATCGAACGCGACGCCCAGCAGTACTGGGACAAAAATCAGTGCTTCAAAGCCGTAGAGGACGCGAACCGCGAGAAATACTACTGCCTCTCCATGTTCCCCTACCCCAGCGGCAAGCTGCATATGGGCCATGTGCGTAACTATACTATCGGTGACGTTGTGTCGCGTTACCAGCGTATGCAGGGCAAAAATGTCATGCAGCCCATGGGCTGGGATGCCTTCGGTATGCCTGCGGAAAACGCGGCTATTCAGAATCAGGTGCCGCCCGCCAAGTGGACCTACCAAAACATCGACTACATGCGTAATCAGTTGAAGGCGCTTGGTTTTGCCTACGACTGGAGCCGTGAGTTCGCCACCTGCGATACCAGCTACTACCGCTGGGAGCAGTGGTTCTTCACCAAGCTGGTTGAAAAAGGCTTGGTGTATAAGAAGATGTCGACGGTCAACTGGGACCCGGTGGATCAAACCGTGCTCGCCAATGAGCAGGTTATCGACGGCCGCGGGTGGCGCTCCGGTGCGCTGGTTGAGCGCAAAGAGATCCCGCTGTGGTTCTTGAAGATTACCGACTACGCCGATGAACTGCTGGCGGACCTGGATAAAGTTGAGTGGCCTGAGCAGGTCAAAACCATGCAGCGCAACTGGATTGGCAAATCCCGTGGCGTTGAGCTCAGCTTTGATATCAAGACCGCTGAAGGCTCCGATATCAAGGCGAAAGACGGCAGCACCTGCGATCCGTTGGCGGTGTACACCACGCGCCCGGATACGCTGCTAGGCGTGACCTATGTGGCGGTTGCGGCAGGCCACCCACTGGCCAAGCAGGCGGCTGAGCAGAACAGTGAGCTGGCAGCCTTCTGCGATGAGTGTGCCAAAGGCGGCACCTCAGAAGCCGAAATGGCCACCAAAGAGAAAAAAGGCATGCTCACTGGCCATAGGGCGGTTCACCCGCTGACCGGCGATGAAGTGCCGGTTTATGTGGCTAATTTCGTGTTGATGGAATTTGGCACCGGCGCGGTCATGGCGGTGCCCGGCCACGACCAGCGTGACTGGGAGTTTGCCACCAAGTATGGCATTGCGATCAAACCAGTTATCGCCGACGAAAGCGGCCAACCCGCCGATGTTTCTGAAGCCGCCTACGCCGAATACGGCACGGTAGTGAATTCAGGTGAGTTTGATGGGCTCGGTTTTGAACAGGCCTTTGATGCCATTGCTGCCAAATTGGCCGAGCTTGGCCGTGGTGAAGTCAAAACCAACTACCGCCTGCGCGATTGGGGCGTTGCCCGTCAACGCTACTGGGGCGCGCCGATTCCGGTCAAATACGGCCCGGAGGGTCAAACCGTACCGCTGACCGATGACGAACTGCCGGTGTCCCTGCCGATGGAAGTCACCGTCGATGCTTCGGGCTCGCCGCTGAAGAAAATGCCCGCGTTCTCTGACCTGGGCGATGGCTGGACCCGTGAAACCGACACCTTCGACACCTTCATGGAGTCGTCCTGGTACTACGCGCGCTTCTGCTGTGCCGATAACACCGAGGCGATGCTGGACGAGCGCGCCAACTATTGGCTGCCGGTCGATCTCTATATTGGTGGTATCGAGCACGCCATTCTCCACCTGCTGTATGCCCGTTTCTTCCACAAGCTGATGCGTGACTTTGGCTTGGTGGATTCCGACGAACCCTTCCAGCAGCTGCTGACCCAGGGCATGGTCATCGCGGAAACCTTCTACCGCCCTACCGATAACGGCGGCAAGCAGTGGTTTAACCCCGCTGATGTGGAAGTGAAACGCGATGAGAAGGGTCGCCCGCTCAGCGCTATTTTGATGAGCGACGGCGAGCCGGTAGAGATGGGTGGCATCGAGAAGATGTCCAAATCGAAAAACAACGGCGTTGATCCGCAGTCGATGATCGACAAGTTCGGCGCCGATACCGTGCGCCTGTTTATGATGTTTGCCGCACCGCCCGAGCAGTCGTTGGAGTGGTCGGATTCCGGCGTAGAGGGTGCTCACCGTTTCTTGAAGCGCCTATGGCGTCAGGTCAATGAGCATTTGGCGGCTGGTACGCCTGGGCCGCTCAACATTGACGCGCTCAATGATGACCAGAAGGCACTGCGGCGTAAAACCCATGAGACCATCAAGAAGGCCAGCGACGACATTGGCCGCCGCACCACCTTCAATACGGCGATCGCAGCGGTCATGGAGCTCTCCAACGCGATCGGCAAGTTCGACGACACGTCTGAACTGGGTCTCGCGGTTAGCCGTGAAGCGTTGGAAGCCGGTGTATTACTGCTCTCGCCGATTACCCCGCACCTGTGCCACAGCCTATGGGAAGCACTGGGCCATACGGGCCCGGCCATTGAAGCGACTTGGCCTGCCGTGGATGAAACGGCCCTAACCCGCGATAGCATTGAGCTGGTGGTGCAGGTCAACGGTAAACTGCGTGCCCGTCTTGAGGTGCCCGCAAGCGCCGATAAGGCATCGATCGAAAAACTCGCCATGGAACACGAAAACGTGCAG